A genomic window from Chitinophaga pollutisoli includes:
- a CDS encoding DHCW motif cupin fold protein, translating to MAISFTVINWQDILPSTHPGTTGAAQWQTLQYPGLRLRIVTYQPGYLADHWCAKGHIVHCLSGSFDSELQNGETHTLMEGMTYIVSDDASLHRSRTQGGVKLLIIDGDFLAP from the coding sequence ATGGCCATTTCATTTACTGTCATCAACTGGCAAGATATCCTGCCTTCCACCCACCCCGGCACCACGGGTGCCGCGCAATGGCAAACACTGCAATACCCCGGGCTTCGCTTGCGCATCGTAACCTACCAGCCAGGTTACCTCGCGGACCACTGGTGCGCGAAAGGGCATATCGTACATTGCCTTAGCGGCAGCTTCGATAGTGAATTGCAAAATGGCGAAACGCATACCTTAATGGAAGGCATGACCTATATCGTTTCCGACGATGCAAGCCTTCACCGTTCGCGCACTCAAGGCGGCGTTAAGTTGCTGATTATCGACGGGGATTTCCTGGCGCCTTGA
- the mtaB gene encoding tRNA (N(6)-L-threonylcarbamoyladenosine(37)-C(2))-methylthiotransferase MtaB, with translation MAFHTLGCKLNFSETSTLGRMMEKDGFVRKEFDDTADVYVINTCSVTDNADKECRQIVRRIQRRAPGSMVVITGCYAQLKPREIAEIPGVDLVLGAAEKFNIADHIRELTKGDDGAKVCSCDIEDVNTFHSSYSINDRTRTFLKVQDGCDYTCSFCTIPMARGISRSDSVEGVLKNVRELAGNGVKEIVLTGVNLGDFGKGFEGGKKREESFFELIQQLDEVEGIERYRISSIEPNLLTDEIIDFVAASKKFMPHFHIPLQSGSNEILALMRRRYRRELYAEKVARIKEKMPHCAIGVDVIVGFPSESDAHFQETCDFLHGLDVSYLHVFTYSERDNTHALSIKPVVPVNVRQERNKALRNLSHKKMSFFTEQHVGQTRTVLFESHSKDGMMEGYTDNYIKVSTPFREEWSNKIVDWELR, from the coding sequence GTGGCATTTCACACGCTCGGCTGCAAGTTGAACTTTTCGGAGACTTCCACCCTCGGGCGGATGATGGAAAAGGACGGGTTTGTGCGGAAGGAATTTGACGACACGGCGGACGTTTACGTGATCAACACCTGTTCCGTGACAGACAATGCCGACAAGGAATGCCGGCAGATCGTGCGCCGCATCCAGCGCCGCGCGCCGGGCAGCATGGTGGTGATCACCGGCTGCTACGCCCAGCTCAAGCCCAGGGAGATCGCCGAGATCCCGGGGGTGGACCTCGTGCTGGGGGCCGCCGAGAAATTCAACATCGCCGACCACATCCGCGAGCTCACCAAGGGCGACGACGGGGCGAAGGTCTGCTCCTGCGACATCGAAGATGTCAATACTTTTCATTCCAGTTATTCCATTAACGACCGTACCCGTACTTTCCTCAAAGTGCAGGACGGATGTGATTATACCTGTTCTTTCTGCACCATCCCCATGGCGCGGGGCATCAGCCGCAGCGACTCCGTCGAAGGGGTGCTGAAAAACGTCCGCGAACTGGCTGGCAACGGCGTGAAGGAAATCGTGCTCACCGGTGTAAACCTGGGCGACTTCGGCAAGGGGTTCGAAGGTGGCAAGAAGCGCGAAGAATCATTCTTCGAACTTATCCAACAGCTGGATGAAGTGGAAGGCATCGAGCGATACAGGATTTCCAGCATAGAGCCCAACCTGCTGACCGACGAGATCATTGATTTTGTGGCCGCCAGCAAGAAGTTCATGCCGCATTTCCATATTCCCCTGCAAAGCGGCAGCAACGAGATTCTCGCCCTGATGCGCCGCCGCTACCGCCGCGAGCTGTATGCGGAGAAAGTAGCGCGCATCAAGGAAAAAATGCCGCATTGCGCCATCGGCGTCGACGTGATCGTGGGCTTCCCCTCCGAAAGCGACGCGCACTTCCAGGAAACCTGCGATTTTCTCCACGGCCTCGACGTGTCGTACCTGCACGTTTTCACCTACAGCGAGCGCGACAATACGCATGCGCTGTCGATCAAACCGGTGGTACCCGTGAACGTTCGCCAGGAGCGCAACAAAGCCCTGCGCAACCTGAGCCACAAGAAAATGTCGTTCTTCACCGAACAACATGTAGGGCAAACGCGCACGGTACTTTTCGAGTCGCATAGTAAAGACGGGATGATGGAAGGATATACTGATAACTACATCAAAGTTTCCACGCCCTTCCGGGAAGAATGGAGCAATAAAATCGTGGATTGGGAACTGCGCTAA
- a CDS encoding HmuY family protein: MRQYYKWFTGAMASAVILAACSKDDKDESTPPARNYNKLITVSNFNGDTTTSKTVIYYSLEQEKAGSPRNLKSADWDVAFGGNANSSISGNYGADVDENTTAGKGGPGKGGVLIIGKPFDQVTRVPDGAVFITTSGGVGLDTAGMFGTTTGWCVYDFAGVLRATKGIGGNNATTQKHTVWARPDRTIIVRTASGNYAKLKITSMYKEAPAEPVTGTERPYFHFQYVLAAPGSKDFTIK, encoded by the coding sequence ATGAGACAATACTACAAATGGTTCACAGGCGCGATGGCTTCGGCAGTGATCCTGGCAGCTTGTTCGAAAGACGACAAGGATGAATCGACGCCTCCGGCGAGGAATTACAACAAGCTGATCACCGTGTCCAACTTCAACGGGGATACCACGACCAGCAAGACTGTGATCTATTACAGCCTGGAGCAGGAAAAGGCCGGATCGCCCAGGAACCTGAAAAGTGCTGATTGGGATGTTGCCTTTGGCGGCAACGCAAATTCTTCCATTTCCGGCAATTATGGTGCGGATGTGGATGAGAACACCACGGCAGGGAAGGGCGGCCCCGGTAAAGGCGGCGTGTTGATTATCGGCAAGCCTTTCGACCAGGTGACCCGCGTCCCGGACGGAGCCGTGTTCATCACGACATCCGGCGGCGTAGGCCTCGATACAGCCGGGATGTTTGGCACCACCACCGGCTGGTGCGTGTATGATTTCGCCGGCGTGCTGCGCGCCACCAAAGGCATCGGCGGCAACAACGCCACCACGCAGAAACACACCGTATGGGCGCGCCCCGACCGTACCATCATCGTGCGCACCGCTTCCGGCAATTACGCCAAACTGAAGATCACGAGCATGTATAAAGAAGCGCCCGCCGAACCGGTAACCGGCACCGAACGGCCGTATTTCCACTTCCAGTACGTACTGGCGGCTCCTGGATCTAAGGACTTCACCATCAAGTAA
- a CDS encoding cation:proton antiporter encodes MMKGLVLLLNISLPLKDPVPIFSLVLFIILLAPIILRKFRIPSIIGLILAGMAIGDHGFRIIEQGSIKLFGNAGLLYIMFLAGLELDMTEFRKNRHRSAVFGAFTFFIPLALGYVLCTYVLHFNLMATLLISSMFATHTLVAYPLASRLGINKNEAVTVAVGGTIITDTAVLLILAIITGAQTGHLDTAFWLRLGISLTIFAVVVMYGFPMVGRWFFKKIKDDKTSHFIFVLALVFLAAFLAELAGVEGIIGAFLAGLALNQLIPHTSPLMNRVEFVGNAIFIPFFLISVGMIVDLKVLLKGPEALIIAGSLTAMALLSKWLAAFFTQLVFGYTPTQRNVIFGLSSAHAAATIAVVLIGYNMGIINENVLNGTVVLILVTCMVSSFVTENAGRRLAIVEADRKPEFSGGPERFLIPIAQPERMEPLLDFALMVKQPGNPAPVYPLVVVQDDEEAREKIHLSNKMMEKAVIHAAASESNLQVVTRVDLNVTDGISRAVKELLISDVILAWSEKNSATDRIFGTIFGSTTDNVLQSVWENVYICDFHSPINTTKNLALILPRNAEYELGFAHYMEKIVLLAKQAGARIVAYCGKGTQTAVEKFVTEAKASVEISFKTLENPEDFLVIARSVTADDLIVVVSARRGTLSFQPYLEGIPAKMIRHFRENNIILIYPEQRTAENSEPGMQDEDISLMPIQEQLRNFQKLKRAVQKIFKNENGKQEGE; translated from the coding sequence ATGATGAAAGGATTGGTTTTACTCTTGAATATCAGTTTGCCGCTGAAAGATCCCGTGCCGATTTTTAGCCTGGTTTTATTTATTATTTTATTGGCCCCCATTATCCTCCGGAAATTCCGGATTCCCAGTATCATCGGCCTGATCCTGGCCGGAATGGCCATCGGGGACCACGGTTTCAGGATCATCGAGCAGGGGAGTATCAAGTTGTTCGGGAACGCGGGACTGTTGTATATCATGTTTCTCGCGGGGCTGGAACTGGATATGACGGAGTTCCGGAAGAACCGGCACCGCAGCGCCGTTTTCGGCGCGTTCACGTTTTTTATACCGCTGGCGCTGGGATATGTGCTCTGTACCTACGTGCTTCACTTCAACCTGATGGCCACCCTGCTGATCTCCAGCATGTTCGCCACGCATACGCTCGTCGCTTATCCGCTCGCCAGCCGCCTCGGTATCAACAAGAACGAAGCGGTGACGGTAGCCGTGGGCGGCACCATCATCACCGATACGGCGGTACTGCTGATCCTGGCCATCATCACCGGCGCGCAAACGGGGCATCTCGATACCGCATTCTGGCTGCGGCTGGGCATTTCCCTGACGATTTTCGCCGTAGTAGTGATGTATGGTTTTCCAATGGTGGGGAGATGGTTTTTCAAGAAGATCAAAGACGATAAGACTTCGCACTTTATTTTCGTACTGGCGCTTGTTTTCCTGGCGGCCTTCCTGGCCGAGCTGGCGGGTGTTGAGGGGATCATCGGGGCCTTCCTGGCAGGGCTGGCGCTCAACCAGCTCATCCCGCATACCTCACCGCTGATGAACCGCGTGGAGTTTGTGGGTAACGCCATCTTTATTCCCTTCTTCCTCATTTCTGTGGGGATGATCGTGGACCTGAAAGTATTGCTGAAAGGTCCGGAGGCCCTCATCATTGCGGGCTCCTTAACGGCCATGGCGCTCCTCAGCAAGTGGCTCGCCGCCTTCTTCACGCAACTCGTTTTCGGATATACGCCCACGCAGCGCAACGTCATCTTCGGCCTCAGCAGCGCGCACGCCGCCGCCACCATCGCCGTGGTGCTGATCGGTTATAACATGGGCATCATCAACGAAAATGTGCTCAACGGAACGGTGGTGCTGATCCTCGTTACCTGCATGGTCAGCTCCTTCGTAACGGAGAACGCCGGCCGCCGCCTCGCTATCGTGGAAGCCGACCGCAAGCCCGAATTCAGCGGCGGACCGGAGCGCTTCCTCATCCCCATCGCCCAGCCCGAACGGATGGAGCCCCTGCTCGATTTCGCGCTGATGGTCAAACAGCCCGGCAACCCCGCGCCCGTGTACCCGCTGGTAGTGGTGCAGGACGATGAAGAAGCCCGCGAGAAAATCCATCTCAGCAATAAAATGATGGAGAAAGCCGTTATCCACGCCGCCGCTTCCGAAAGCAACCTGCAGGTAGTAACGCGGGTGGATCTTAACGTAACCGACGGTATCTCCCGCGCGGTGAAGGAACTGCTGATCTCCGACGTCATCCTTGCCTGGAGCGAGAAGAACAGCGCCACCGACCGGATATTCGGCACCATCTTCGGCAGCACCACCGACAATGTGTTGCAAAGCGTCTGGGAAAACGTTTATATCTGCGATTTCCATTCCCCCATCAATACCACTAAAAACCTCGCCCTCATCCTCCCGCGCAACGCGGAATACGAGCTGGGATTTGCGCATTACATGGAAAAGATCGTGCTGCTTGCCAAGCAGGCCGGCGCGCGCATCGTGGCGTATTGCGGCAAGGGTACGCAAACGGCCGTGGAGAAATTCGTGACGGAGGCAAAGGCCAGTGTGGAAATCAGTTTCAAAACACTGGAGAACCCGGAAGACTTCCTCGTGATCGCCCGCAGCGTAACGGCAGACGATCTCATCGTGGTGGTTTCCGCGCGGCGGGGAACGCTGTCTTTCCAGCCCTACCTCGAAGGCATCCCCGCGAAAATGATCCGCCATTTCCGGGAGAACAATATCATCCTCATCTACCCCGAACAACGTACCGCCGAAAACAGCGAGCCGGGCATGCAGGACGAAGACATCTCGCTCATGCCCATCCAGGAGCAGCTGCGCAACTTCCAGAAACTGAAACGCGCGGTACAGAAGATTTTCAAAAACGAAAACGGCAAACAGGAAGGGGAATAA